Proteins encoded in a region of the Epinephelus lanceolatus isolate andai-2023 chromosome 20, ASM4190304v1, whole genome shotgun sequence genome:
- the LOC117264356 gene encoding collectin-12-like, producing MKDDFADEEEVQSFGYKRFGIQEGTQCTKCKNEWALKTSIALLYVLCTLLTIAVAVLGYKVVQRVDSVSEGIANYGGKIIAVETDLKKLDDQAGEKSENTTTEIQAFKNNIWTLQRQLSAVEERIHSDQVKLSQLQNIGSEIQNSQGSLQGVVDSNTATLHSVNGTLVSYGGIIDGLQDNTARLQRELQQQVKLQDQALLSISSLNFTQAQQRGLIAVLQRSVDDTSQAIQKMRNDFQSLEQTARQTRSDAEWLRKKVENLQVMASNASALAKANNDSLEEVGSQLAFMASQLQNTSSMADAHDQTLREILDRQRDFGNFTSTKFDRLEVRLDESEQSMDRVTGNISFTTQLLGAINLNLNDLRTCSETIGRHSDFLVNLNSSVTDVRTEAASLRSQQEELAARVDKEVTNLSYVMEEMKLVDTKHSQLITNFTILKGPPGPRGPRGDKGPQGPAGQSGQKGEKGEKGGPGIRGPRGEQGIPGPPGLPGLKGMPGVPGSPGSKGSRGSGGRAGPPGTKGEPGTAGLPGRDGQPGPQGAQGPPGIRGSMGPAGEQGPRGLPGPVGPPGPPGPPGQPGHPVRGPSMPLGPVSLQDEAVAPTLWAPGCPSEWVYYKDKCYFFSKDLHSFDDAKATCESESASLLIINDLEEQKWLKTQTHGKGYFWMGLTDRAEENIWRWLDGTEPAFTKWKPGQPDNWGHGHEIGEDCAGLIHGGLWNDFFCEDLISYICEKETETSAGLPGS from the exons GGATCCAGGAGGGCACCCAGTGCACCAAGTGTAAGAATGAATGGGCACTGAAGACCTCCATCGCTCTGCTCTATGTGCTGTGTACTCTCCTCACCATCGCTGTCGCTGTGCTTGGATATAAAG tggtGCAAAGAGTTGACAGTGTGTCTGAAGGTATTGCAAACTATGGAGGAAAGATAATAGCTGTTGAGACTGATTTGAAAAAGCTAG ATGATCAAGCCGGGGAGAAGTCGGAGAACACCACCACAGAGATCCAGGCTTTCAAGAACAACATCTGGACTCTCCAGAGGCAGCTGTCTGCGGTGGAGGAACGCATCCACAGCGATCAAGTTAAGCTGAGTCAGCTGCAGAACATTGGCTCAGAAATCCAGAACAGCCAGGGCTCCCTTCAGGGAGTGGTGGATAGCAACACAGCCACCTTGCACTCTGTAAATGGCACCCTGGTGTCTTATGGTGGCATCATTGATGGCCTGCAGGACAACACAGCCCGGCTGCAGAGAGAACTCCAGCAGCAGGTGAAGCTTCAGGACCAGGCGCTGCTCAGTATTAGCAGCCTCAACTTCACCCAGGCCCAGCAGAGAGGCCTCATCGCCGTTCTGCAGCGCTCAGTGGATGACACCAGCCAGGCCATCCAAAAAATGCGCAATGACTTTCAGAGCCTCGAGCAGACGGCCAGGCAGACGCGCTCTGATGCCGAGTGGCTTCGTAAGAAGGTGGAAAACCTGCAGGTCATGGCCAGTAATGCTTCAGCTCTTGCAAAGGCAAACAACGACAGCCTGGAGGAGGTGGGATCACAGCTCGCCTTTATGGCCAGCCAGCTTCAGAACACCAGCAGCATGGCTGATGCTCATGACCAGACCCTGAGGGAGATCTTGGACCGGCAGAGGGACTTCGGTAACTTCACATCTACCAAGTTTGACCGACTGGAGGTGCGGCTGGATGAGTCAGAGCAGAGCATGGATCGCGTTACCGGCAACATAAGCTTCACCACGCAGCTTCTGGGTGCCATCAACCTCAACCTGAACGACTTACGCACTTGTTCCGAGACCATCGGGCGTCACTCAGACTTCTTGGTGAACCTCAACAGCAGCGTGACGGATGTGAGGACAGAGGCAGCCAGTCTTAGGTCCCAGCAGGAAGAGCTGGCAGCACGTGTGGACAAGGAGGTCACCAACCTCTCTTATGTCATGGAGGAGATGAAGCTGGTGGACACCAAGCACTCACAACTAATAACCAACTTCACTATTTTAAAGG GTCCTCCTGGTCCCAGAGGGCCAAGAGGGGACAAAGGACCCCAGGGGCCAGCTGGTCAGTCTGGCCAGAAGGGAGAGAAAGGTGAGAAAGGTGGTCCAGGAATACGAGGGCCCAGAGGAGAACAGGGTATCCCAGGCCCACCTGGTCTGCCAGGGTTAAAAGGCATGCCAGGTGTACCTGGCAGCCCCGGATCCAAGGGCTCCCGAGGGTCAGGAGGCAGGGCTGGACCTCCTGGAACTAAAGGAGAGCCAGGTACTGCTGGGCTGCCTGGAAGAGATGGACAGCCTGGTCCTCAGGGGGCACAGGGCCCACCAGGTATCAGAGGCTCAATGGGGCCAGCTGGGGAGCAGGGGCCAAGGGGACTGCCGGGACCAGTGGGGCCTCCAGGGCCACCAGGACCACCGGGACAACCAGGGCACCCAGTCCGGGGTCCATCAATGCCTTTGGGGCCTGTGTCTCTGCAGGATGAGGCAGTAGCTCCTACACTATGGGCCCCAG GATGTCCCTCTGAGTGGGTATACTACAAAGACAAGTGCTACTTTTTCTCCAAAGACCTGCACAGTTTTGATGACGCGAAGGCAACCTGTGAATCAGAGTCTGCGTCGTTGTTGATCATCAACGATTTGGAGGAACAG AAATggctgaagacacagacacatggaAAGGGTTACTTCTGGATGGGTCTGACCGACAGGGCTGAGGAGAACATTTGGCGCTGGCTGGACGGGACTGAACCTGCTTTCAC GAAGTGGAAGCCTGGTCAGCCTGACAACTGGGGCCATGGGCATGAAATCGGAGAAGACTGCGCGGGGCTCATCCATGGAGGACTGTGGAACGATTTCTTCTGTGAAGATCTCATAAGTTACATCTGTGAGAAGGAAACAGAGACCT CAGCGGGATTGCCTGGATCGTAG